The stretch of DNA TTCTTTgagaatttgaaattatactttatattacgggaataagataaaataaatcttccaGAAAAGTCAAACCAATTaacttaatttgttttaatttcttaattttaatatgagttaattaatttaatatgaaagcgattatattattatattatatgattatattatgtgattagtgttattaattaaaactaattgaaattatatatataagaaaaaaatatataaaaatacaaaaagtaaatttgatcagtttgacttctgagaagcttaataaatttaaaaatttgttttaaagatttataagaCTATGCTTTATtatacgataattttattacataaaattaatcaattatacttttatcatATCGTTAAAtgtctaatataattattcgagggtatctaaaagaaaattactttgaagaaaaatattggaaatataaaaaatattgcgaaaaaatatgttgcaGAAGATTCGGAGGATGATTCGGCCGTCCATTCGGATTCCGAGGATACCATTGATCCTGGCAGTAGTCCTTGCACGCGTCTAGGAAGTCCCCCATCGATACATTCGCCGTCACCAGGTCCAGCGACTACGTCCGCAAAGTCTTGCGGAGTGGCCATCAATAATGCACCACCGATCAGTAGAAAACCACGAAGACGACGAACCGCATTTACTCATGCTCAGTTGGCTTATCTTGAGAGAAAATTTCGTTGTCAAAAATATCTCAGCGTGGCTGATCGCAGTGATGTCGCTGACGCTTTATCACTTTCGGAAACACAAGTGAAGACTTGGTATCAAAACAGAAggtatagatataaaaattcacaccattaaataataatattaatataatttctcatcatgattttaactattttaatatacgcgAATAATACGAGCTCTTCACCAGTTATAACATACGAAATCTTTGCTGATTATTACCTTgttgtgataaaattaaattttgtattaaattttatattaaattaaataattgaatttaattttatattttaaattttatataacattttatatattactatattatatatcatagaaTATTACAgcatactaaaaataatattctaaatttagccacagttaacaaaatttatgaattatctTGTATAATTAAACTCATTTTTCTTTAGTGAAAacgttgattgaaatattatcataatttgttataaattattatttttcttaattgcaTTCCATATCTtgataatcttaaaattataaatctgttAAGTTTacttatcaaattaaatgttataccttttgacataaatttgaaaagattCTCATCTTTAATCAAACCTGTCAATCACCTGTCAGAGCAGGtgtctttattaataaaatgcaaaatctcGCGCGTGTAGTGTTATTTAGAAGGCAAATGTTCCATTGTATATAGAACGAAATGGAAGCGGCAGAATCAGCTGCGATTAGAGCAGCTGCGTCATCAAGCCACCGTCGAGAAGGATCTTCTGGTACGCAGTGTCGGCCTCCATCATAGCAGCATAGACGCTTATTGCTCACCGTATAGTACACAAACGCAAACCAGCCatccgccgccgccgccaccgccgccgccggcACCATCCACTGCTTCCACGGCAGCGTTCCTCTCGACGGCAGCCGCGCTCTTCCGGAATGTCACCTACGTTCACGGCTGCCCGCTTTAACCCGCATGGTCTCCAAGATAATTTCTGGATCTGAAGCGAAAGCTATATGGCTCCCCCCGTGTGTCAAGAAACATTTCGACAAACTACTTTTGTGTCGTGAGTGCTATATAAgagttataatttaaagtgttttaaaatatctttaatcactttaaagttttctcttaattatcagtgcattaaattgatttaacaaattattttatacgtagaCATACGTATAACATAGGTGCCCGCGCCTATATATTacagtttcttttctttccttaaaatgCCTTTTCATGCTAACGGTCGACATCTCTTTTTCAGACAAAACAAGTGATTACGTGATCAAAAGTGACAAattgatatctttatttttagtcaTGTGATGTTTTTTGATGCTAAAAGTGAATGTCGAGCatgaaaaattgtctttagGTGATTATATATCTTCTTATTATTGTGTTTACAAGAAGACTGACACATATATTGttcttatgtaaaaattgtctAGGATGAGAAATGAGGGGGTAACAAAAAGTGAATTATATCCATTCTATACGTCGATCATGCGTGTTGAATTATAGCGTGTCTCGGTGATTATAAACATTTCTATGGTCGAAAAATTCTGCGGCGGTCATTTTTCCCATTTTTCTTGCAAGTCAGGCATTAAATAAGGATTAAACCaagatgtaaatatgtaattatggAGTTGATTGATAGTCGTAGTCGCTTATCCCCTTCAAcgttaataaaactttcattatattaacattttatgaaaGTTTACATCTTCTCTTCAGTGAATGACagaatttctatataatcgatattatatattacaatgttaCAGCATCGTTATAACAACATATTACACTTGGTTTGTCACCGTagatgcaatattaatattgcatttagGAGATAGATGAATAGCTATTTcgtcatgaaaaaaaaaagaaaaaaagcataCTTTGTCCACATAAATTGgaatcagaaatatatatgcgttTAATTGGTAATTAACAATTTACGAAGCTTAataacagatttttaattcgtGTAGCTATACTTTAGTGTTCTAGTCAAGTAATCTCGACGTATATGCAGATGAAGGGTAATATAATTACCGAATGTGTGCAATGTTGGAGCGTGTATGTAACGCAAATGCTATTAAGTATCCCTCGtaatttagttaattattgTTACTCACTGTCAAAATAATCTATCAATCACTTTTTGCGAAACAGGAagttattatagataaataaattattatcgatgCAAGAGCCAATCTTctgctttgattataaaattccaGGCGATCTCGGAGGCGAATGCAAAGtatatttcgttattttttttatccatctATTATGAGTGGAAAGCGAAGTATACACGTGGCTATAGACACGTGACCAAGTAACGAGTAATTGATTGAAACCGATACATGTGTCAAGTGGCTCGACGGTGCTCGTGCGGCCTGGAATTGGCGGATCTAATTGCACGGAAACGACAAGAGAATGCACAGCAACTGTTGCTattgttgcgacaacttttcgTCGAAGCTGCGTTAATTAGACCGAGAGAAAAGGAAGCTACAACAAGATGTAATTGGTATTTCCGTACGAATGATTTATTAGACGAGTGTGTATTATTAACTTTGTATAATACAGGCGAGAAAAATGGCAGGAGAGGAGTGCAATCGATAAGATCAAGCGTAaagaaatgattatttatcattaattttcttatcagTCTTTTCGCGGAAAAAGGCAAATATGTAACTGAAAAGGAAGAATtggtttttatttgtttttttttttttttaacaaagaatgtaatatataaataattaaaagaatgattattcttttcttatataagGGCTGTAGGAATCaagtgattttatt from Anoplolepis gracilipes chromosome 16, ASM4749672v1, whole genome shotgun sequence encodes:
- the LOC140674396 gene encoding uncharacterized protein isoform X1 — protein: MAMMQEHKSFLIRDLLGDVLADRVQEDSEDDSAVHSDSEDTIDPGSSPCTRLGSPPSIHSPSPGPATTSAKSCGVAINNAPPISRKPRRRRTAFTHAQLAYLERKFRCQKYLSVADRSDVADALSLSETQVKTWYQNRRTKWKRQNQLRLEQLRHQATVEKDLLVRSVGLHHSSIDAYCSPYSTQTQTSHPPPPPPPPPAPSTASTAAFLSTAAALFRNVTYVHGCPL
- the LOC140674396 gene encoding uncharacterized protein isoform X2, translating into MAMMQEHKSFLIRDLLGDVLADRVQDSEDDSAVHSDSEDTIDPGSSPCTRLGSPPSIHSPSPGPATTSAKSCGVAINNAPPISRKPRRRRTAFTHAQLAYLERKFRCQKYLSVADRSDVADALSLSETQVKTWYQNRRTKWKRQNQLRLEQLRHQATVEKDLLVRSVGLHHSSIDAYCSPYSTQTQTSHPPPPPPPPPAPSTASTAAFLSTAAALFRNVTYVHGCPL